The Solea solea chromosome 15, fSolSol10.1, whole genome shotgun sequence genome segment AACGAGAAACCTGCAGAATACAAAACGGATAGAAGAGTAAAGGAACATGACGAAGACACTGGGTCTTTGActaaataatctaaatattcaCCTGCATAAGGGGCCATTCCAATAAGTGTCGGGGTTAGTCCTCTGTAGAAACCCGAAACCCCTCCCTCCTTTATAAAAGAGTCATTTATTGTCAAGCATTGTGGCGTCAGTGTTTTTGATAGTTTGTTAATGAAGTTAAACTACGACAGGTCACCTTCAGGTAGATGGTGTGGAAGGCGTTTGCAATTCCAGTGTAGCGATGCTCTCCTTTGACCTGGAAGGCCAGTCTGGCTCGAATCACATCCAGAGGGTAAGTGCAAATCACCGCAGTCAATCCTGAAATGACACAGTTCTTTTTCAACTCTGATTCTTCCAAATTTATACCTGCACACGTATCTAGCTTACTAAGCAAATGAAGAACTACATTTGTTCTGGTTTGCAAAGGCCCTTGTTGTTCCCGGATACGCTTagaagaggggagggggaaTCACTCTGTTTGTTACGACCTGCAATTTCACCATAAGATGTCACTAATTGTCACACACtgaaactttaatttaaatgaatatgcTAACGcttgaagtctgaagaaaaaaaatgtacagcTGTTACAATATTAGGCAGTTTTCCTCCGATTACAATAAAGTTTGCTCTGAGGAGACGAATGTAAACATCTGTGAGGAGATGATGAGAAACCAACGATATCCAGCTGTCAATGACAACGACAGCTTGACACATTCACATTTGAAGGATGAATTACCTGCCATAGAACCTGCCATCAGGCGGTGGATGTGTCCGGATATGCCTATCCGTTTACTTAGCAGCTGTAAATGGATCAGCATAGAGGAACAAAGGTCAACAGGTTCGCCAATAGAAGCAATACTTGTGgggtaaaaaaatcaaaaatcaatatAACAAGAATCACACCCATCAATAACATCAAAGCATATCACATTTCCAGAAACAAATTCTATAGTTAGCTTTACTAACACTGATGTTTTGCAAATGTCTTCTTTGTACGTGTTCTTCAACAATCATGCACACACTGACCATACCTTTTTGTAATAGTCAAAGGCCATGAACTGGATAGCTCCATAAGGAAAAATCCTGACCATCATCGCCCCGTTACCCTTGTACAATCCAAGATAGCCTTCTTTCTTCGGCACAGCCGTGAGGGTGGAAAACACTCCTGCAGAGAAATATGAGACTCATGTTGCACaggtgtgtgaaaatgtgtcgGCGTCCCATGTTCTCCTGCTGAGGTTTTTACCTAGATGTTTGTAATGGGGGTTCTGGCCTTGTAGAAGAATCTTGACTCTGTCCAGAGGAGCGATGGTTGTCTTGGCGCAGCATCCTGCTACACCTAAACAAaagcaggagggagagaggattataacacatttatcattGGGTGACTACTTTGAAAATCAATGGCATCAGCGAGTTGGTCTTGACTGGTATTGGAAAAACAATttcacagtgacactgaaaTGCACTGGCATCAACTATGGAAGCATCTACAGTAGATTAATGATTAAGTTTATGGCAGTCACACACCGACAGACATATCAGTTTCAGGACCTCAAAGGACATCAGGAAGCAGTGAAATAACAGACTGACAAGGAGGAAGAAgcagaacaaaaagaagaagaggaagacacaAAGTTAAGATAAGGAAAGAAAGTATCTCCATGGTAAAGGTGGTAACTTGAACCTGTGACCTTGTGTCAAATTCCACCTTGTTTTGTAAATCATCATAAAGATAAGTCAGATCTTACCTCCAGCTACAAAGGAGCGGAGCCAGTAGTAGTCCCTCTTGGTGGGCGGGCTGCTGCTTATGGCAGGTGGTGTGGAGACGGTAGCCTCCGATGTCATCCTCTCTGCTCAGGAATGTGCCACATCCATGACTGTAGCATGTGGGaaaaatatttgattaaaaaatgttattttttgtaaCGATTCCAGGCTTGTGTTAAGTTAATTAATCATAACTGCCAATAATAGGACATACCGGGCAGTGTAATTGCTTAGGATAATACATTCCAGTGGTGAAGGAAGTACCATaaaataccaataccaataatGCCACGGGAAACCAAAAAGTTTAGAACAGGCCCTGTCATTTTATGAGCTCTACATAGGTTCCAGATAAATGTGAGGTAAAGTGAGGAGCGTCCTCTGAACTACAATGAcgtaaaagcatttaaaaaggCGGATGATTTCTGTAATTAGTTATATTTCAAAGGCAGCAGATGAGACACACGTGTGTCTCTCTGATAAATACAGATACTCACGAGATAAAGATGATGTGAGGAattaaagaagcaaagagtgaGCTAATAAAATCAGTGTCTCTCCTTCGTTGAGCTCCTCCTGCTTCGGGACGAGCTTTACTCTTCAGATCTGACTCTACCATGGACGCCGGCGGATGTCGCACATGAAGTCTCGTCCTTCAgtcatacatttacaaaaaaaataagctcATACACAAATGACAACGTCTCTGGGTTTGAGTGGGTGTCAAGAACGAGCGCAGTTCATCTAAATCAAGTGTCCTTTGGCCGTGGACGGATGACAGGTTGTGGCCGAAAACAGTCGCGTGTGGATGACGCGACGTGACGTCAACAACGGGCGTGTTTGAAGTGTGTTAAAGAACGTATGAGgttttaaaatgctttatatTCATAGATGTAAatgagtgaaaaacaacaatacaacagTTCAAAATGGAAATGTGACTTTATATTAATTCCTTAACTcggtcacaacaacaacaaggcagTAGAGACTATGGAAATGTGTAAGACTCTTGTAATTTtatggatatactgtataaagtTTGTTTCGTTTGTCacgatttatttagttttatttgattattatattTCGATTTTGGTCACGATACATTCATGTTTTGTGTAAATGAATGATTGATGTAGGTTTGGTTgaatttaataatatatatatatatatatatatatatatatttaaagaacCTGGGCATGTGTTAAAAGTtgtgattaaataaatgaattatgaaatgtatttctaaatgtattcatttagaAATTGTACAAAAATGTTGCCAAACCAATAATTAAAATCAAACACATGTATTAGTTCAAAATTGTAAATGCGTCCAATAACATTAAAACTTGTGATTAAACCAATGGTATTATGAAATTACTGACTCCATTAAAAATAGTACAAGAAATTTTCATCAAACCAAAATTAAATGTAAtcataaattaaaaatcattaTTAAAACGTGATTAAACCAATAGTATAAATTCATAATTAATCCAATAATATTAACACATGTGGTTAAAGCAATAATGATGTGATTTAATACAAAATAGTTGAAGttcattaaattaataaattcaaaACTGCCCAAATTACTGTTAAGATAAAACTAAACTATTACCCGACAATAAGAAAGTTGTTTACCTTAGAAACCTGTTTTAAAAGAGGTAAAACCACTGAGTCAAACAGGCTTATTTGAAAATGAGTGGGAACTAACGCCAAATATCACttacagtcagagtcagtgGAATTAATTCACTAGATAACTGTCATTACACTTCCCCTACCTCACATAcctaaccttttttttattttatttttttccaaaattactgaatctgtatttaaatcacaatacaaCATAGTTTTACTGCAGCAGTGGTGTCTTCAGAAGAACAAGACACCACTACGTTTTCTTTTATGGCCGATAGTTTAAAGTACACAGCAAAGTGTTTAAACAAGGTGTGACTGTTGAAATGTGCATGCACCTTGCAGAGCAAAAGACTGTTCACAGATGTTGACATATACacttatatacatgtatacatatgcccctatgtgtaaaatgtagccCATTATGACCCCAGTCTTACCTTTTGCCTACTCAATACTGAATTACAGAATTTTCTATATCAAAATGTATTCACAACTagtcaaaataataatgttggtATCGTTATTGTTAATCCCAGAGAGTCAAATGTAGCCATTGAATGTTAAAACGGCTTCCCACACAGAGATGTGAGTAAAAAAGTAACTGGAATTATGGATAGTCCCCTATTATAAAGTTATAAATATCTTCAAATGAATTTTAATCATAGATAACAGATTTGAGTCATAATAACTTTCATTCTGCCTAGTATGGGCGTGCACAGATGTTTCAAGCACCTCTTTTTTGCCCTCTGTTACATCAAATTCAGCTTTGGGCCCcgtaaagcaggggtctcaaactcaaatgacttgGGGGatactgagcatctagtctggttagtagggggccggtcaagtgaaaaaaaggtcaaactttttgagaaaaagaaactgtttAGTAGGGGTGGGAGATAAGAGCTTACAGGTATGTCATGAATTATAtcatgaatttcaaaataaagtgtttatttatggaatgatatatagttcacaataaaactacttTTGATGCTAAATCAATCtccaaatagaaaaatatatatacagaaataactcattataactaaTACATTTAGATATTAAATGGCAGGCCACATGAAACAATTGGGGGCCGCGAGTTAGAGAACTCTGCCATAAAGGCTTATTGTGGGGGGTCCCTTTTTCCATTTGAGCCCCTGAAATGTATGTGCACGCCACTGTTGCCTTGTCAAAACAGAATGTTATCTCTAGTCATATATGTAGTAATACATAATACAAAATCATGCATTAGTACTTAATGGTCACATTTAGCCATTAAGTGTAAAAACGGCTTGTCAGACTAAGATGCAGTGgtagtaagaaaaaaaaagaaaagaagaagaagaaatccatGCCAGGTTTTCCAGTCCacttcgctccagatccaacaaCGGGTTAGTGGCCAGCAGAGGAGACCGTCATAGCTTGTGTCTGTGGAGGGAGAGTGAGCCAGCGGGGCTGTcgtggacagactgacagaagaGGGATTATATACGCCTTTAACGGGACTCGTGCTCCGCCAAAGACTACACGGTGCACATATGAAAACCGACTCGATGTGTGTTCACGTCGGCGTTTGTGTCATGTCCGTGTTCCAGCGTCGTGAGCGGGCTGAActtgccagcagcagcagtctatATTTGCCGAGGAGGGAAACCAATACAAGGTCTCGCTGTCTTGCTGGAGTGGAGTATTATTAGCAGTTCAGACAGTGCAactgtctctccccctctttctccctctctctctggtatGTAAAGCATTTCAAGCCGTAAACGTGTAtgttaaaaagagagaaaaccctccaacaacaaaacaaaaccgaAGAAAAAGTGAGGTTTCCGTGACGCTTCGTATACACGGCGCTTTGACAGCGGTCAAGTGCAAAAGAATAACAATAAACCACCGCGACGCTGAACGCGTTTTTTACACGGTAATAAGCCTCTTCCGCCAGTCAGAGACGAAAACAGGATCCAGACTCGTCAACGTGCCTGCTGCCCTTTAAACTGCTCAACCGCGCAGGAAGCTTTTGTTTGCATGCTATGTTTTTAACAATTAATTACAGATGTTTGCAGATCTGTTATATTGTACTTATCCACCTACAACATTTGATTTGTATGAGTAGATAGCAAAATGTGGCATTTCGTACCTACTGTGTTGAGATTGCAGGGTTGGGAATTACAGGGTAGTACTTTAAGCGatattatcacagaatcgttgtatcgtgatattattggtatcgtggatgGTCAACGATACAAAGATtgtgtgataatcaatatattgcaagacagtcATATAGAGTAAACAAAccatctgtgaaaagttaaaagtgcaggatgtCTCTGTTTAATCACTACATAAAGAATAAAGTGCATAAAATatatgtattgaacatggatggggCATTCTCTGacattatcccactgtaaaaTCTCTCTTCTTCGGCCAAGTAACTTAcatcgattatcgtattgcacgaggaaggacggcGATAtttatcaccaaatcgatataaGATAGGTTGTAGATTTGTTCACTTTTAATACGTTTATATTGTCCCTAGGCATGAGGCGACATGAAAATGTCCTTACTAAAGCTATTGCAATCAATTTGCAataatttattacaaaaaaagatgtgcttcaaaggtccattgtgtaagaagtagtgacatctaatggtgagacttcAGATTTTTAAGAAATGACGGACTCTTCAGCTAAACTGCCCGTTTCAGAAACTATGGTGGCCCATGCATACCAGCCAAAAAGGATGTCATTTTTCTGCATTTGCGTAGCAAGCATctgtttcaaaatgtgaaatgctCACTTGTGCACTGGATTGCTTTCGAGATGATGTCCGTAACACAAGGTCTTTGCTCAAAGTTCTTataaaagtcttattctaaggctacaaaaacataTCCAATccaattatttaattatgtaaACTCAGTAATACGAAGTTTCCACTAATAAATCTTCCCAGAtcttatacactggaccttcaaaACTGACTGCGTAACTAGTAAAGATTAAATTATTGTCCATTACTTTGAAGCCATTGCCAAATATTTGCTATATTTTTcaatatagcagtgttttgaaCTTGTAATGCTCGGCAATGTGAACACGCTGTGCATAGACAgttatttgtaatttgtaaGATTGCAGTAGCAAGGCAAGACAGGTTGTAGTATGGCTGAAAATGCTATGAAGCAAACACCAATCTATAGATTCAGAAGTGCATTctaaggcaaaaaaaacccccaagaATAAATTGGGCGTTTGTCCTTATGTGTGGGCTTTTTCTGAGAGCTGAGGGATGGAGGAAACAAATGAACGGATGTAACTAATGTCACAAAAATTACTTTCAGTATGTTGCCAAAAGATTCAaaactcaaaaagaaaaaaactctcaATGATTTTATCATTATGAATCATGAGGTCCTGGAGTAATTGGGAAGATTCAGGCTAATAAAAGAGCTTTTTATCTCAATGCACACTATCATCCCTAGTTGTCAGTTATGAAGTGTGTTTCTACTGTGTAATTATACTAAAAATACGTTTGAATATGTTGAGGCCTgatttttctcttcattttttctttctttacaggTCATGCACTGCTATTACACAGCCACTAAGGCATCCCCATTcacagtctaaaaacaaaacactaaatcGGGATATTGGATTAAACATACAATCAGAGAAAAGCAATATTGTGTGCTGAGCAAAAGATAAACAGTCAGTTGGCTCCCATGCATGCTGCCAGAAATCCTCTCCTCCATGCCCCCAGCCATGCCTGCTACCACCAAACCCACCAGGAGGCAGACACCTGCTCAGAGAAAAAATGCCCCGAAAGTGATCAGCACCAGGAGGAAAACCTGCAACTCAAATAAATCTCAGGGAAGAGCAAAAGAGAGGCCCCAGAAAACACCTGCAGAACCAAAAAGGTCTTCAGCGAGAGCACAGGCACAGTCTCAGAGCACAGGCCAAAACACCCGTGGAAGAGGGGTTAGTGCGCCTGCTGGTCGGGGCCCGGGAAGGTCTTCTGGCAAAGATAACCATGTCCCAAATATAACAGGATCTGCAAGGCTTAGATGCCAGAGCAGTCTGTCTGACCACTGTGGTGAGTTACAAGACCCCCCAGGGCGAAGGGTGTCTCTGCGGGGCGCACAGGTGTCTGTTACTTGTCAGCCTCCTAAACCttgcagaggaggaaaaaacagcAGGGGAGGTGTAGGAAGAGGAGCAGCATCACAGCGCAGGAACTTAAGAAACCAGGCCTCCAGCATCAACAATTCACCTCCCctagaggatgatgatgaaaaagcGAAACTGGACACCTGCGACGCTAATGATATCCCACCAGTGTCTCCAAAAACAGATGTGGAAGCTCCTGTGAGTATCAAAGATCAGGGTCTGGGAGGCACCGGTGCTCAAGAAGGCAGCCCTCTCAAAGCAGATTCACCACCATGTAAAGACACACTGGAAACCTGTGTGCAGGGCAGCTGTGACAGTACGTTACCGCAGCAAGACAAAGCAACCGTCAGCCTGAACAATGAAGGTGACCTGAGCTGTGTGACCGGGGcgtctgtgtttgatgatgtTGACAGACAGCTAAAACTCTGCAGTGACAGCAGTGGAGAAAGCCTCTCTGAGCCCTCTGCACTAATGAGCATTATCTCACCAGGGGAGCAGGATGGCAGCGAGGGAAATGACACTTCATCTGTCATTGTAAAAGAGCCTGATAGTCTTGGTAGTGATGGTAAGCAAGATGATGTGTTTACTCTCCTCCAAGAGGAAGGTAACGATAATAGGACAGATGAACAAGTTGCTGTTGACactgagagaaaagagaaaatggagAGTTTAGAGGGTGATAGAGCAGTTGAGAGACAAAATGAGACTGTGCAGGAGATGAATGAGATCACTGAGAGTCGGTGGGAATGTGAGGagcaaggaaaaaaagaaatggagagTGATAAATCCATCAAATCTCCCGACCTCCACTCTGGCACGGCAGCCTCTCAACCTGCAGATCCTCCTCACTCTAACAGTGGACTGACACCACAGTCAGGATCACCTGTAAGTGTCGTACGAGTCTCCAACGCAGCTACCTCAAATCCCGCCAAAGCCCCTTCCCCCTCAGACTCACTTGAACTAGAAGTTCTGAACAAGGGTAAGACAGACATGCAACCGACCATTCATGGTGCTAAACCTTTTCTTCCAGAGTTCTCCGCAATCCCTGAACCGGACCTGATGTTGCAAACTGTTCTGGTGAAAAGGAACACACCAGTTATTTTCCACAGTAACTCTCTCAAATGTAGAAGTTTGAGGGATTCGTGTCAGGCGAAATCACAGCAACtgcaccttcctcctcctcctcctcctcagggaGAAAGACAAGCATGCACACCAGAAGAGACGCAGACCAAAGATAGTTGTGTATTTGAGTGCCACATCCAGAGAGAGACACCTTTACCGTCATTGGAGCAAGTTCCTGAGTCAAGCAAGGATGCCCTTAGAGCTGAGTGTCAAGCAAACCTCAGCGAGGGTGGTGTTGTGGTGGCAGCAATGGAGCGGGACACGGTGCCAAAGATATCAACTCCTACTTTGGATAGTAGCTCCACTTTGTCCTGCAGCTCAGAGAGCACCCGCTCCTCGTTTTCTTTTGACACAGAATCAGATGCAGGGTATGGAGAGTCCAGCTTCTCTGTTCAGCCCAGATCTTGGGGCACAGATGGGGCCCACTTGCTCTCGCTGAACACTCTGAAACTgcagaagaaagagaggaagaagaggagcaggTGTGGAACGTGTGTGCCATGCGTGAGGAAAGTCAACTGTGGCCAGTGCAGCTGCTGCCTCAACCGCAGAACTGGCCACCAGATCTGTAAGCTGAGGAAGTGCATGGAACTGAGGAAGAGAAAACCGTCATCTACAGCCAGTCACTCTGCTGCACAGGTGAGGCTTACGTTAAACTGCATGACTGAGTTTAAATTACATACAACAGCGGCACATTACATGGGGGTTAGTCGCCTTTAGGTCTGAGTTCGTTTTCTTACAAAGACGTTCACTGAGAAAATGACTTGAACATGAGTACACTGGAGCGCCTTTGTTGCATCTGTGAACAGCTGATGTGAGGCAGCAATTGTTagtgtgtgacatcatcgcTTTGAACTCCACAGTTTTTCCCTGTTTTTAACCGTTTGCAGCAACAATCAAGCGTTCTAACAGCTTTCACACCCTGGGTTTTCAGTTGGTTTTGAGAAACGCGCTCTT includes the following:
- the slc25a16 gene encoding graves disease carrier protein yields the protein MTSEATVSTPPAISSSPPTKRDYYWLRSFVAGGVAGCCAKTTIAPLDRVKILLQGQNPHYKHLGVFSTLTAVPKKEGYLGLYKGNGAMMVRIFPYGAIQFMAFDYYKKLLSKRIGISGHIHRLMAGSMAGLTAVICTYPLDVIRARLAFQVKGEHRYTGIANAFHTIYLKEGGVSGFYRGLTPTLIGMAPYAGFSFFTYGTLKSLGLKHFPELLGRPSSDNPDVLVLKTKVNLLCGGVAGAIAQTISYPLDVARRRMQLGSVLPDSEKCVSLRKTLTYVYTQYGIKKGLYRGLSLNYIRCVPSQAVAFTTYEFMKQVLHLN